Genomic DNA from Leptospirillum ferriphilum:
GACGCCAGAACTCCTGTTGTCCGGAGGGCCCTCCGGTTTCTTCGCAAGGAGCAGGAAGAGAACGGGTCGTGGTATGGCCGATGGGGCGTGAACTACATCTATGGGACATGGTCGGTTGTGTCGGCACTGAAAGCTGTCGGGGAGGACATGTCCGCCCCTTATGTCCAGAGGGCCATGCAGTTTCTTTTCTCCAGACAGAACCCGGATGGGGGATGGGGTGAAAGCTGTTATTCCTATTTCCGGAAGGACACGGCGGGAGAGGGTGTTTCGACCGCTTCCCAGACGGCCTGGGCGCTGATCGCGCTTATTCACGGAGGTCATGTCCGACATCCTGCTGTTTCGAAAGGCATCGACTTTCTTCTTTCCCGTCAACAGGCGGACGGGAAGTGGCTCGAACAGGAATATACCGGGACGGGATTTCCGAAGGTCTTTTATCTCCGCTACAATATGTATCGGGATTATTTTTCTCTTTGGGCACTTTCCCTGTACCGCAATGTTCTCCTGGACGGCCAGTCAAGAGTGGAACGATTGTCACGTCGCTGGAAGGGGACCCCGTACCCTGTCCGTTCCAGATTCCTTGCATGAAGGAACGTTCCCGTGGGTCCGGACAACCGGACAACGGGGATGATCCGGGGGAATCCCTCTGTCCGTCCCAGCTTCTGCTCCTGTCCCCGCTTGCTTCCGAATCCCTGGCGCTTTGTGAAGGACTGTCCCGTATTCTGGGCACTTCTCCCACCTTCCCGAAGCCAAATGAAGCGGTTTTTTCCCCTTATGTCACGGTCCAGTTTCTTGGACCGGGTCCGGGGACGTCCGGACATGTCGAGAAACTCCGCCTTTCTGATTACCGAAAAGTGCTGGTTGCCGGCTTTGCCGGAGGGCTTTCGGCCAGGGCAATTTCCGGAAAGTCTTTTGTTGTATCGGAAATTTTTGGAAAGAATGGTGGCCGTGTCATGCTCCCGGGCGCCAAGGTATGGTCTCGCCTCCTGGAAGTCGAATCAGCGGTTTCCGTCGAGGTGGAGAAAATATTGGAGCGGCCCGCGGAAAAACGGGCCGTTGTTCGCATGACTCCGGCAGATCTTGCGGATATGGAAAGCTTTGCATGGATGGAAATAATCCTGAAAACCAGCCCGGAGGCGGGTCTCTTGCGCGTCATTTCCGATGATTGGAAAACGATTTTACCCCGGGAATTGATGCTCTTTTCGGACGAAAAGGGTTTCGAACAGAGAGTCCGCGGGTTTGCCGGGCTTTTCAAAAGACCCCTGGCTTTTTTGTCTTTTCTTCAGGCACTGCCGTCCCTTCTTCGTGGCCGGAAAGAGCTCGTTGCCATTGGGCAGAAATTGGGAACGCTTCTGAGGGAGAAGAGATTGTGAACCATCTCCGATTCCTTTTTTTGAGCGCCCTGTTTCCGATGGTCTTTTTCCTTTTCCTTCTGACGTCTTTTGATGCAGAAGGGCAAGGGGCCCTGCCCCCGATGCCGGCCGTTCCGGGCAACCCTTCAACGTCGCAAAATTTTCCGACTCTTCCGATTGGTGTTCCTCCACCCTTTGCCTATAGCACTCCGACCGAAAATACGGTGGTTATCCCGGTTCCGGCGATTGGCGATTCCTATAATTCAGGTCCGACCTTTGGAACCCTGATCCCCATTCTCTATGCCAAACCAAGCGGACGGATCACTTCCATCCTGGCCCCTTCGGTCATGTGGAACCCTTACATGGGGACCGAAATCGGAATTCGCTATTACCGGTTCTACAAGGGAAACCTTCGGCGCTGGCACGCCATGGCAATCCAGTCCAACTCCCTCATGAATTTTTACGAAGTCCATTATCGGGATCTTGCGGCGGGAAATGGTCGGTATATTCTCGATGTCCGGGCAAAAGAATTCAAAAACCCGATGGCCCGGTTCTATGGGCTGGGGCCCAACTCCCTGTTTTCCGACCAGAGTAATTTTACCCTGGCGGAGACATCCGCCCATGTCACGGGCGGTATCAACGCCTTCAATGGAAAAGTCCGGATGTGGCTGATGGAGCGATACCGGATTTATGGTGCCGCCTCACCGGGGCAGTACCCGGGACTGCCCTATTCCGCAACACTCTTTCCGGATGTGAACGGTTTTGCCCAGGGAGCCGTGATCTACACCCACCGGGCGGACATCACCTACGACACCCGGGACAATCACTTGATCCCGACAGAGGGGACCTATGCCCGGGGCTTTGCGGAGCTCGACCAGAACCTGACCCCGGGCCAGAACACAATCTTTGACCGGTTCAATGTGGAATACAAGACCTGGATTTCATACGGGGAGGAGGACCAGAACGTCATTGCCATTCGGGGGATGCTGAATCTCATGAATGGTCCGAATATCCCCTTCTTCGCCCAGAGCATGCTGGGAGGGGCCTTCACCCTTGAGGGATACGGAACCGGCAGGTTTTATGGTTACGACGCTTCCCTGTTCAACCTCGAAGACCGGATCAAGGCCTTCGATCTCAACCTTTTTGGTGTCAGCAGTGAATTTCAGGTCGCTCCTTTCGTGGATGTGGGAGAAGTTTTTCAGACGGAAGCGCAAGCTCTGAACCCCGGGGATTATGCAATCAATCCCGGAGTGGGCTTGCGGGCTCTGGTCAAGCCGGATGTGGTCGGGCGTCTCGACCTCGGCTATTCGACCGAAGCGGGAGTCGTGACTTTCCTGGGAATCGGCTTTCCTTTTTGAGGCTCGGAGTGCAAGGCATGTTTTGTGGCCTGTTCTTCCAGACGATGCAGAAGATGGGTCAGCTTCTTGTCCGGAGTGATTCGGAAGGAGTGGTAGGCAAGCGGAAGACGGTCAACTGCTTCGCACCAGACCAGGAGAGCCGGGGAAAGCATCGTGTTGACCGCTCCTCCGAACAGGCCGTCCACGAGAAACGTCGGAAAGGAAATCTTGTGGTAATTTCCGAATGCCGTGGCTGGCCGGTTGTAGACACACTGGAGAACCCCCGTCGCAACGCGCTCTCCCCGACGCTCGATATCTCCGCTTTTGGTCGGCAGATAATGGTAAATCCGGAAGCCGGAGTCGGAAAACACCGCCTGGTATCGGACGACAGACAGGTGTCCTTTGCCGTCGGACAGAACCAGCCGGTTCCCTTTGATCAGATGATGCCCCAGCGAATAACGGGGATTGTTCCAGTGAAATCCTTTTTTCAGGAGAGCAGGGAGGACCGCGTCCCGGACGGCTTTTGAAGGGAATCGTGTGTCTGGAAGAAAAATGCCTGTTTTATCGAGATCTGCCTGGTTGTTCAGGGGAACCGGAGCCGTGTAGCAACCGGAAAGCCCCAGGCAGGCAAGGCCGAAAGCAAGAATGAGCGCGGGCGATTTCATGAAACGGACGGGCGGCCTTTCGATAAGGAGAGAGTCTCTCCGGTTTTTCTGCGAGAAACAGGGAAGTATTGTATCATATCAAGGGAGTGTTTTCCGGAGACCGGAGGCAGTCGGAAGGAGCCGGAACACTTCTAAACAGAAAGGATGCGGGGGAGCATGGGTAAACCGTTGGCAATGCTCACCGGAGCGACCGGTTTTGTCGGATCTTGGGTCGCATCGGAACTGTTGGCGGAAGGGTTCCGGGTCCGTTGTCTCATTCGCCCTCAGAGCGACAGAAGGAACCTGCCACCGGAATCGGAGGACGTCGAGTGGTTTTTGGGTGATCTCCGGGATCCCGCGTCTCTGGTCAAGTCGCTTGCGGGAGCAACATACGTCTTTCATGTTGCGGCAGACTACCGGATCTGGTCTCCCCATCCCGGCGAAATGATCCGGACGAATGTCGAAGGGACACGCTCTCTGCTGGAAGCCTGCTTGCGCTTTCCCCTTGAGAAAATTGTCTACTGCAGCAGCGTGGCGGCGCTGGGAGCCCGAAAGGATGATGTCCCCATCACGGAGGGGATGCCAGTTGACACACAGTCCTTGATCGGGGAATATAAAATGTCGAAGTATCTGTCCGAAAAAGTCGCACTGGATTATGCGGACAGGCTTCCGGTGGTCGTGGTCAACCCCAGCGCACCCATCGGTGGACGGGATATCAAGCCAACGCCGACAGGACGGATTATCCTCGACTATATGAAGGGACGAATGAAAGCCTATGTTCATACAGGGCTTAATGTCGTCCATGTGAAGGATGTGGCCCGGGGACATCTTCTGGCCGCCCGGTCCGGGAAAGTGGGTGAGAGGTATATTCTGGCAAACCGGAATATGCTTCTCCGAGAAGTTTTTTCCATCCTGGAGACCCAGACCGGGATACCGGCTCCGCGTGTCCGGATGCCGAAAGCGGCCCTTCTTCCCTTGGCCTATCTTTCGGAAGGAGTTTCGCGGATCACGGGACGGGAACCACTGGTTCCGCTGGATGGTGTCCGGATGGCCCACAAGATGATGTACTATTCCGGTGAAAAGGCGGTTCGCGAACTGGGACTGGAACTGACTCCGGTGGAAAAGGCTTTCGAGGAGGCCGTCCGTTACTTCTCCTCGAACGGTTACCTCGGGGAACCTTTGCGGTAGGCAGTGTGTGGAAACGGGAAAAGCAGAACCAGAAGGGCTTCCCGGTAACAGCACCTCAAAACGAGCGAGAGGAGTTGAATTCATATGGATATCTTTCTTCCGGAATACGCAGGGGTATGTGTCGGTGTCAAACGTGCGATCAAGATGGCTCACAAGACGGCTGAAGAAGCGACTGGCCCCGTCTTCATTCTTCATGAAATCGTCCACAATACCCATGTGGTGAAGGACTTGTCCGAAAGAGGTGTCAAGTCGGTTGATGAAGTGAAGGAAGTGGACAAGGGAACGCTGATTATCAGTGCGCATGGCGTGGCTCCCGAAGTCATTGCCGATGCCCGTTCCAGAAATCTCGAGGTGATCGACACGACGTGTCCCCTGGTCTGGAAGATTCACCGGATTGTGAAAGCCCTCGCAGAGAAAAACTACACGATCTTCCTCCTCGGAGAGAGAAACCACGATGAAGTGATGGGCGTCCAGGGTGTTGCAAAGGACCATATCCATATCTTTCACAAGAAAGAGGAGATCGCGCATCTTCCCCAGACGGATGGTCCTGTCGCGCTTGTTTCCCAGACGACACAAAGCATCAAATACTTTGACGAAATCCTGGACATGTTGCTGGAGCGCTATCCACAGCTGGAGATTCACAACACGATTTGCGATGCGACGGAAAAAAGGCAGACGTCAGCTCTTGCCATTGCCGGCGATATGGATGTCATGATTACAGTAGGTTCGATGAGCAGTGCGAATTCCCGTCGTCTTCAGGAAGTCTCGGCGGGGCTTTGCCGTGCGTCCTATCTGGTCGACAGCGCAAACGAAGTGTCGGATTCCTGGTTCAAGGGAGGAGAGCGCGTCGGGGTAACGGCCGGCGCTTCCACTCCCGAGTGGTTGATTGAAGGTGTGATCGAAAAATTGATGGAGATTTCGCGCGCAAAAGGCTTCGAGCCTTCGGTAACCCGGAACGAATCTTCTGAAGAAGAGTTTATTGAAACCCATTAATTTTTCGTGGTGCCAAATTTTTCGATGGGAGACGTCATGCCTCTGAAGACACTGTTTCTCAACCCGCCTTCCTTCGATGATTTTGATGGTGGTGCGGGCGCCCGTTACCAGGCCACAAGGGAAGTGCGTTCTTTCTGGTACCCCACATGGTTGACGTATCCGGCGGGACTCCTCCCGAACTCCAAAGTGGTGGACGCTCCCCCTCTGGGGTGGGACGTCGGGAAAACGCTTTCTCTCGCAAAAGAGTTTGATATTGTCATCCTTTACACCAGCACCCCCTCCTTGCAGAACGATATCCAGATCGCCAAGGGGTTCAAAAGCCTCAACCCTTCGATTCTGGTCGGATTTGTCGGCCCCCATCCAAGCGTTCTTCCCGAGTTGACGCTCAAGGCCGATCCGGTCATTGATTTTGTGGTCCGGGAAGAGTTTGACCACGCCATTCCGGAAATCGCGAACGGAAAGCCCTGGGATGAAGTTCTGGGAATTCACTACCGGATCGATGGGGAAATCCGTTCGACGCCGGATCGTCCCGTTCTCGAGAATCTCGACAACCTTCCCTTCGCTTCCGAAGTGTATCGCCGCGACCTGAATATCATGGATTACGAGATCCCCTGGATGAAGTATCCTTACGTCTCGATCTACACGGGACGCGGTTGTGGAAGCAAGTGCACATTTTGTTTGTGGCCGCAGACATTTTCCGGGAACGTGTACCGGACCCGGAGTGTCGAAAACGTCATCAAGGAAGTGGCCTATATCAAAAAAACCTTCCCGGGTATCAAAGAGTTGTTTTTTGATGATGATACCCTGACAGAGTATCGGGACCGGACCCGGGAGCTTTCGGAGGCCCTCAAGCCTTTTAACCTGTCCTGGGGATGCAACTCGAAAGCCAATGTGGATTTCGAGACCCTGAAGATGATGAAGGATTCCGGCTGCCGGGTGATGGTCGTTGGGTACGAGTCCGGAAACCAGCAGATCCTGAATAATGTGAAAAAAGGGATCCGGATAGAGCAGGCCACAGAGTTCACCCGAAATGCCCATCAGCTCGGCATGAAAATTCACGGAACCTTCATTTTTGGTCTTCCGGGAGAAACCCCCCAGACGATCGAGGAAACGATCCAGTTTGCCTGCGACATGGATATCGAGACGCTTCAGGTTTCTCTGGCCTCTCCTTATCCGGGAACCCACTTCTACAACTTTGCCAAGGAAAAGGGATACCTGATGGATTCGGACATGGTGTCCGAAGACGGAATCCAGACATGCAATGTGAGCTATCCCGAAATCGGATCCCGGGAAATTTTCATGGCCGTTCCGAAGTTCTACCGGAAGTTTTACTACCGACCGCGATATATTGCCCGGGTTCTCAAGCGCGCACTTTTGAGCGGTGCGGAGCGCAAAAAGATTATTCGGGAAGCCGGCGAGTACTTCCGCTTCATGGCCCGCCGCAAGGAAGCACTCAGGTCTCCGGCCAGCCGTTAAGATCGGTTGGTCATGACCCCTTTGAACATTTTCCCCGGTTCCCTCCTTCCCCGATTGCCTGTTCTCATGGCGAGTCTTCTTGTCGGGGCGGGAGGCATCGGGGTTTTTTTTGACTTCCTCGCCTATCTTGGTGGCCGGAAACTGTTTTCCCGGAAAAACACTCCGGAAGACAGGTTGTCCTGGCCCTCCATCCTCATGATCAAGCCCGTCAAGGGGCTCGATGAAGGTGCCCGGGAAAATTTTCTTTCCTTCCTTCAGCAGGACTACCCGGAGTATCAGATCCTTTTTGTGGTGGGAGATGGATCGGATCCCGTTGTTGAGCTGTTGAGAGAACTGCAGGCGGAGTATCCTGAAAAGGTACGTTTCAAGATTATCTTCGAACATTCCGGCACCAACCGTAAAATGAATAACGTCAACCGGGCTTTTGAGGGAGAAAATGGGGAGCTTATCCTCCTGAACGACAGCGACATCCGGGTCGATCCGAGATACCTGAAATCGATTGTGAGACCGATGCTGGACGACCCGTCCGTGGGGATGGTGACCTGCCTCCAGCGGGGAACCCCGGCGGGGGGATGGTCTTCCCGTCTGGCCTCCCTCATGCTCAACTCGGAAGCCATTCCCCAGGCATTGGTGGCCTACAGGTTGTTTCCCATCGATTTTGCTTTTGGTCCAACGATGCTTCTGCGACGGGATGCTCTGGAAAAATCGGGCGGTTTCTCGGCTTTGACCGATATTCTGGCGGACGATTATCATCTTGCCCAGAATGTTGTCCGGGAGGGCTACAAAATTCATTTGTCCTCTTACCTTGTGGATGCCCGGATCGGCGAAGAGTCTGCCGGGGATCTCTGGCAACATGAAATTCGATGGGTTCGGACCTACCGCAACTGTCGCCCTGTCGGGTATGCGTTTTCGATTCTGACCCGGCCGTTTGTTTTTCTTCTGACCGGTGGGCTGCTGGCAGCCGCCACCGGTCAGATAGCCCTGGCTGGAGGCTCTCTTTTTCTTTACCTTCTCCATTTTCTGATCCTCATCACCCTGTCGGACCAGATGCTCGATCGTCCTCTGGACGGGAAGGATCTGTGTCTGTTTCCGGTTCGGGAAGCCCTGTCGCTTTTGCTCTATCTTGGGAGTTTCGGGTCCCGAATCGTCTGGCGGGGACATGCCTACAGACTGATGCCGGACGGAACGCTTCGGGCGATGGACTCCTCCAGCTTTGCCGCGGGTCCGGCTTCCGGGAGGGAAGCTCCCTGACATTCGGCACTCTTCCCGCGACGACATTTCTTTTTGTCTTTTTCTTCGCTCTTCTGCTGGAAGATGTTGGTTTTATCCTCCTTTCCCGTGGCATGAAGGAAACGGCCGATCCCAACTCGTCAGGGCAGGGGGGGAGGCTGAATCGCATCCTGAAGAATCCCCGGGTTCTTGGCGGTGTCTTTCTTCAGGCGATCTATTACGTTCTCCTTCTTTCCCTGATCCAGAAGGCCCCCGTCAGTCTTGTCGTTCCCATGACCGGGTTCGGTTATGTTCTGACGGCATTTCTGGCCAGGATTTTTCTGGCGGAACCCGTTTCTCCCGGTCGATGGGCAGGAATCTTCCTCATTACCGTCGGCGTCATTTTCATCTCCCGGGCTGGTCAATAGATTCGACGTTGGGAGGTGTTTCCCATGCATCTTCTGATGTCTACCCTCTTGTTTCGCTGGTATGTTTTTTTCTTTTGGGGGATCGGTCTTTTCCTCCTTGCCCGTCAGACAGATTTTTTTCCGGCCCTCACCCGGTTCATTTTTGCGTATCTGATTGCCTATGGCTGCGAGGACGCCTCTTCCCGACCGGATGGGTGGTTTCCGTTTGGGCATTACGCCTATCTTCCGACGACCCGAGGACAGGAAATCTGGATAGGGCACCTTCCATTGATGGACTCCCTCTCTTTTGCATTCCTAATGGTCGCAAGCCTTGGCACGATGGCGATCTTTCAGGGGAAAAACCTGCGGGATGCGCTCACCGGTCGATTTGACCGTGACAAAGTCGATTTATGGATGAGAGCATTGATTGCCTTTGTTTTGATCGATGTGGTCATTGATCCGGCCTCCTTGAGAGGAAATCGGTGGTTTTTGGGACAGATTTACTATTACCCGGCCGGAGGGCGCTACTTTGGCGTGCCGCTTGCCAATTTTGCCGGATGGGCCGTTGTCGGTACGTTGATCCTGATGGCCTGGTCTCTGCCACTTCCGCCAGTCCGGAAGGTTTCACTGCAGGGTGTCGGTTCCCCTTTTTCGGGGATCGATCAATGGGGCCCCGTTTTCCTCTATTCCAGCGTGTTTCTGTTCAACCTGTCCATTGCAGTCTATTTGGGAGAATGGGGTCTGGGATTGGCGGATATTTTTGTCGGACTTCTGGTTTTTTTTACGGGAGTCTGTTGCAGGAAAACTCCAAAAGTCTGAGAACGCTTTCTTTTGTCTGTGGATTCATTGACCTTCCTCTGAAAGGGTCGCTATAATTCAGCTACAGAGAACGCATCAGACTTGATTTCCAGGGAAAGGGAGGTCCGTGGTCCGGAAAAAATGGGGCGTTCTTCTTGTGGTCCATGGGAGCCCCGATAACCGGGGAAACCTTCACGTCCTTGAGGCGTATGCCCGCCTGAAGGATCGGCTTGGAGGAGAAATCCCCCTGGAAATAGGGTTTATCGAACATGCACAGCCGTCTGTCGACGATTCCCTGGATCTTCTTGCGGAGAAAGTCGATGGAGTTGCGCTGGTTCCGCTCCTGCTGTTCGATGCCGGCCACTCGAAAAACGATATGTCTTCCTATATCAAGAGGGCCAGAAAGCTCCATCCGGGACTTGAAATCATTCGGGACTGGGCTCTTGGAACAGATCAGACTGTCGTCTCCCTCCTTCTGGAAATCCTCCCTCCGATTGAGGACAATGTCCGAGAAACCCTGGTCATTGTTGGTCGCGGCAGTCTTGATGCCAACGCCAATGCGTCCCTTTTTTATCAGGGCAGGAGGCTTTGGGAGCGGAGAAAAGGAACGCTTCCTCTGTTTTCCTTTATCAGTGTGACGGAACCCCGATTGTCTGGTCTGCTCGAAAGCCTTCCTCCGGATCGTCAAGATCGCCTGGTGCTTCTTCCCTATTTTCTTTTTGAAGGTGTCCTGATGGACCGGATTCGAAACCTTGGCGCCAGCTATCGTGAGAAAAATGCTTTCTCCGGCACGATTCTGGTCACTCCGCCTTTTGGAGATCATCCGGTTTTTCTGGACCATATCGCCGACAGAATTCACCGCCTTCTCCGGACCGGAAAAACTCCGATGCCCCGATGGCCTGTCGTCCACCCCGACGAGTCTGCCGAACAGCTGACACTCACAGAAAGGGAATTCTGATGACGCCCGCCCTGAAAAACGACTTGTTCCTCCGGGCCTGCAGGGGAGAAAAGACGGAGAGACCCCCCGTCTGGATCATGCGCCAGGCCGGCCGATATATGCCGGAATATCAGGAAATCCGAAAAAAGACTTCCTTCCTGGGGTTGTGCAAAACGCCGGATCTCGCTGCCCAGGCCACAATGCTCCCTGTTGACATGCTGGGGGTCGATGCGGCGATTCTTTTTTCGG
This window encodes:
- the ispH gene encoding 4-hydroxy-3-methylbut-2-enyl diphosphate reductase; this translates as MDIFLPEYAGVCVGVKRAIKMAHKTAEEATGPVFILHEIVHNTHVVKDLSERGVKSVDEVKEVDKGTLIISAHGVAPEVIADARSRNLEVIDTTCPLVWKIHRIVKALAEKNYTIFLLGERNHDEVMGVQGVAKDHIHIFHKKEEIAHLPQTDGPVALVSQTTQSIKYFDEILDMLLERYPQLEIHNTICDATEKRQTSALAIAGDMDVMITVGSMSSANSRRLQEVSAGLCRASYLVDSANEVSDSWFKGGERVGVTAGASTPEWLIEGVIEKLMEISRAKGFEPSVTRNESSEEEFIETH
- a CDS encoding DMT family transporter — its product is MKETADPNSSGQGGRLNRILKNPRVLGGVFLQAIYYVLLLSLIQKAPVSLVVPMTGFGYVLTAFLARIFLAEPVSPGRWAGIFLITVGVIFISRAGQ
- the hpnJ gene encoding hopanoid biosynthesis associated radical SAM protein HpnJ, which produces MPLKTLFLNPPSFDDFDGGAGARYQATREVRSFWYPTWLTYPAGLLPNSKVVDAPPLGWDVGKTLSLAKEFDIVILYTSTPSLQNDIQIAKGFKSLNPSILVGFVGPHPSVLPELTLKADPVIDFVVREEFDHAIPEIANGKPWDEVLGIHYRIDGEIRSTPDRPVLENLDNLPFASEVYRRDLNIMDYEIPWMKYPYVSIYTGRGCGSKCTFCLWPQTFSGNVYRTRSVENVIKEVAYIKKTFPGIKELFFDDDTLTEYRDRTRELSEALKPFNLSWGCNSKANVDFETLKMMKDSGCRVMVVGYESGNQQILNNVKKGIRIEQATEFTRNAHQLGMKIHGTFIFGLPGETPQTIEETIQFACDMDIETLQVSLASPYPGTHFYNFAKEKGYLMDSDMVSEDGIQTCNVSYPEIGSREIFMAVPKFYRKFYYRPRYIARVLKRALLSGAERKKIIREAGEYFRFMARRKEALRSPASR
- the hpnA gene encoding hopanoid-associated sugar epimerase, with amino-acid sequence MGKPLAMLTGATGFVGSWVASELLAEGFRVRCLIRPQSDRRNLPPESEDVEWFLGDLRDPASLVKSLAGATYVFHVAADYRIWSPHPGEMIRTNVEGTRSLLEACLRFPLEKIVYCSSVAALGARKDDVPITEGMPVDTQSLIGEYKMSKYLSEKVALDYADRLPVVVVNPSAPIGGRDIKPTPTGRIILDYMKGRMKAYVHTGLNVVHVKDVARGHLLAARSGKVGERYILANRNMLLREVFSILETQTGIPAPRVRMPKAALLPLAYLSEGVSRITGREPLVPLDGVRMAHKMMYYSGEKAVRELGLELTPVEKAFEEAVRYFSSNGYLGEPLR
- a CDS encoding carotenoid biosynthesis protein, with translation MHLLMSTLLFRWYVFFFWGIGLFLLARQTDFFPALTRFIFAYLIAYGCEDASSRPDGWFPFGHYAYLPTTRGQEIWIGHLPLMDSLSFAFLMVASLGTMAIFQGKNLRDALTGRFDRDKVDLWMRALIAFVLIDVVIDPASLRGNRWFLGQIYYYPAGGRYFGVPLANFAGWAVVGTLILMAWSLPLPPVRKVSLQGVGSPFSGIDQWGPVFLYSSVFLFNLSIAVYLGEWGLGLADIFVGLLVFFTGVCCRKTPKV
- a CDS encoding glycosyltransferase; this encodes MTPLNIFPGSLLPRLPVLMASLLVGAGGIGVFFDFLAYLGGRKLFSRKNTPEDRLSWPSILMIKPVKGLDEGARENFLSFLQQDYPEYQILFVVGDGSDPVVELLRELQAEYPEKVRFKIIFEHSGTNRKMNNVNRAFEGENGELILLNDSDIRVDPRYLKSIVRPMLDDPSVGMVTCLQRGTPAGGWSSRLASLMLNSEAIPQALVAYRLFPIDFAFGPTMLLRRDALEKSGGFSALTDILADDYHLAQNVVREGYKIHLSSYLVDARIGEESAGDLWQHEIRWVRTYRNCRPVGYAFSILTRPFVFLLTGGLLAAATGQIALAGGSLFLYLLHFLILITLSDQMLDRPLDGKDLCLFPVREALSLLLYLGSFGSRIVWRGHAYRLMPDGTLRAMDSSSFAAGPASGREAP
- a CDS encoding sirohydrochlorin chelatase; this encodes MVRKKWGVLLVVHGSPDNRGNLHVLEAYARLKDRLGGEIPLEIGFIEHAQPSVDDSLDLLAEKVDGVALVPLLLFDAGHSKNDMSSYIKRARKLHPGLEIIRDWALGTDQTVVSLLLEILPPIEDNVRETLVIVGRGSLDANANASLFYQGRRLWERRKGTLPLFSFISVTEPRLSGLLESLPPDRQDRLVLLPYFLFEGVLMDRIRNLGASYREKNAFSGTILVTPPFGDHPVFLDHIADRIHRLLRTGKTPMPRWPVVHPDESAEQLTLTEREF
- a CDS encoding BamA/TamA family outer membrane protein, coding for MNHLRFLFLSALFPMVFFLFLLTSFDAEGQGALPPMPAVPGNPSTSQNFPTLPIGVPPPFAYSTPTENTVVIPVPAIGDSYNSGPTFGTLIPILYAKPSGRITSILAPSVMWNPYMGTEIGIRYYRFYKGNLRRWHAMAIQSNSLMNFYEVHYRDLAAGNGRYILDVRAKEFKNPMARFYGLGPNSLFSDQSNFTLAETSAHVTGGINAFNGKVRMWLMERYRIYGAASPGQYPGLPYSATLFPDVNGFAQGAVIYTHRADITYDTRDNHLIPTEGTYARGFAELDQNLTPGQNTIFDRFNVEYKTWISYGEEDQNVIAIRGMLNLMNGPNIPFFAQSMLGGAFTLEGYGTGRFYGYDASLFNLEDRIKAFDLNLFGVSSEFQVAPFVDVGEVFQTEAQALNPGDYAINPGVGLRALVKPDVVGRLDLGYSTEAGVVTFLGIGFPF